In Salmo trutta unplaced genomic scaffold, fSalTru1.1, whole genome shotgun sequence, the following proteins share a genomic window:
- the LOC115183139 gene encoding rho GTPase-activating protein 8 isoform X1 encodes MATISATDLEQLAEIELQKEEDEEQGRHGYRPDRPPPPRRVSFSQDTSHPYYDVARHGILQVTGDDNYGRKLVIFSSCLMPPSHQLNHHHLLQYLMYTLDQYVESDYTVVYFHHGLRSNNKPSLHWLRNAYREFDRKYKKNLKALYVVHPTNFIRIIWNIFQPLISHKFGKKLTYVNYLAELRDHLSWDQLIIPPDVLRHDERLRAAQKGGPHPSSKTPPPRPPLPTQQFGVSLQYIVEKNQGVMIPPVMSQTVSYLKDKGLQTEGIFRRSARVQLIKDVQKLYNQGKPVVFEQYGDIHVPAVILKTFLRELPEPLLTFPLYHQIQDIVRVESSLRVTTCKSILESLPEHNYMVLKYLLCFLNMVSQQSIVNKMSPSNLACVFGVNLSWPSQGSVSLTSLTPLNIFTEILIEHYHTVFSSRCPQAEVLP; translated from the exons ATGGCAACGATCTCAGCTACCGATCTGGAGCAGCTGGCTGAAatag AGCTGCagaaggaggaagatgaggaacaGGGTCGTCACGGATACCGTCCGGATCGCCCTCCACCCCCACGTAGAGTCAGCTTCAGCCAGGACACCTCTCACCCCTACTACGATGTGGCTCGACACGGGATCCTACAGGTCACAG gTGATGATAACTACGGCAGGAAGCTAGTTATCTTCAGTAGCTGCCTGATGCCCCCCTCCCATCAGCTCAACCACCACCACCTACTGCA GTATCTGATGTACACTCTGGACCAGTACGTAGAGAGTGATTATACGGTAGTGTACTTCCACCATGGTCTCCGCAGCAACAACAAGCCCTCACTACACTGGCTACGAAACGCATACAGAGAATTTGACAGGAA GTACAAGAAGAACCTGAAAGCCCTCTATGTCGTCCATCCAACTAACTTTATCAGAATCATCTGGAATATATTCCAACCACTCATCAG TCACAAGTTTGGTAAGAAGCTGACCTATGTGAACTACCTGGCTGAGCTCAGAGATCACCTGAGCTGGGATCAGCTCATCATCCCACCTGATGTCCTCAG GCATGACGAGAGGCTGCGGGCGGCCCAGAAGGGAGGTCCGCACCCCTCATCTAAGACTCCTCCCCCCAGACCTCCCCTGCCCACTCAGCAGTTTGGAGTCAGCCTACAATA TATTGTTGAGAAGAACCAGGGTGTTATGATCCCTCCTGTGATGTCCCAGACTGTGTCTTATCTCAAAGACAAAG GCCTCCAGACAGAAGGTATCTTCAGGAGGTCCGCTCGTGTTCAGCTCATCAAGGACGTCCAGAAGCTCTACAACCAGG ggaAGCCAGTGGTGTTCGAGCAGTATGGAGACATCCATGTGCCTGCTGTCATCCTGAAGACCTTCCTCAGAGAGCTTCCTGAACCCCTGCTCACCTTCCCCCTCTACCACCAGATACAGGACATCGTCC GAGTGGAGAGCAGCCTACGAGTGACCACCTGTAAAAGCATCCTAGAGAGTCTACCAGAACACAACTACATGGTGTTGAAGTACCTGCTCTGTTTCCTGAACATG gtctcTCAGCAGAGTATCGTCAACAAGATGTCTCCCTCCAACCTGGCTTGTGTGTTTGGTGTCAATCTGTCCTGGCCTTCTCAGggttctgtctctctgacatctcTAACGCCGCTCAACATCTTCACTGAGATCCTTATAGAACATTATCATACAGTCTTCAGCTCCCGCTGCCCACAAGCAGAGGTACTGCCCTGA
- the LOC115183139 gene encoding rho GTPase-activating protein 8 isoform X2: MATISATDLEQLAEIELQKEEDEEQGRHGYRPDRPPPPRRVSFSQDTSHPYYDVARHGILQVTGDDNYGRKLVIFSSCLMPPSHQLNHHHLLQYLMYTLDQYVESDYTVVYFHHGLRSNNKPSLHWLRNAYREFDRKYKKNLKALYVVHPTNFIRIIWNIFQPLISHKFGKKLTYVNYLAELRDHLSWDQLIIPPDVLRHDERLRAAQKGGPHPSSKTPPPRPPLPTQQFGVSLQYIVEKNQGVMIPPVMSQTVSYLKDKGLQTEGIFRRSARVQLIKDVQKLYNQGKPVVFEQYGDIHVPAVILKTFLRELPEPLLTFPLYHQIQDIVRVESSLRVTTCKSILESLPEHNYMVLKYLLCFLNMVSQQSIVNKMSPSNLACVFGVNLSWPSQGSVSLTSLTPLNIFTEILIEHYHTVFSSRCPQAEVLP; encoded by the exons ATGGCAACGATCTCAGCTACCGATCTGGAGCAGCTGGCTGAAatag AGCTGCagaaggaggaagatgaggaacaGGGTCGTCACGGATACCGTCCGGATCGCCCTCCACCCCCACGTAGAGTCAGCTTCAGCCAG GACACCTCTCACCCCTACTATGATGTGGCTCGACACGGGATCCTACAGGTCACAG gTGATGATAACTACGGCAGGAAGCTAGTTATCTTCAGTAGCTGCCTGATGCCCCCCTCCCATCAGCTCAACCACCACCACCTACTGCA GTATCTGATGTACACTCTGGACCAGTACGTAGAGAGTGATTATACGGTAGTGTACTTCCACCATGGTCTCCGCAGCAACAACAAGCCCTCACTACACTGGCTACGAAACGCATACAGAGAATTTGACAGGAA GTACAAGAAGAACCTGAAAGCCCTCTATGTCGTCCATCCAACTAACTTTATCAGAATCATCTGGAATATATTCCAACCACTCATCAG TCACAAGTTTGGTAAGAAGCTGACCTATGTGAACTACCTGGCTGAGCTCAGAGATCACCTGAGCTGGGATCAGCTCATCATCCCACCTGATGTCCTCAG GCATGACGAGAGGCTGCGGGCGGCCCAGAAGGGAGGTCCGCACCCCTCATCTAAGACTCCTCCCCCCAGACCTCCCCTGCCCACTCAGCAGTTTGGAGTCAGCCTACAATA TATTGTTGAGAAGAACCAGGGTGTTATGATCCCTCCTGTGATGTCCCAGACTGTGTCTTATCTCAAAGACAAAG GCCTCCAGACAGAAGGTATCTTCAGGAGGTCCGCTCGTGTTCAGCTCATCAAGGACGTCCAGAAGCTCTACAACCAGG ggaAGCCAGTGGTGTTCGAGCAGTATGGAGACATCCATGTGCCTGCTGTCATCCTGAAGACCTTCCTCAGAGAGCTTCCTGAACCCCTGCTCACCTTCCCCCTCTACCACCAGATACAGGACATCGTCC GAGTGGAGAGCAGCCTACGAGTGACCACCTGTAAAAGCATCCTAGAGAGTCTACCAGAACACAACTACATGGTGTTGAAGTACCTGCTCTGTTTCCTGAACATG gtctcTCAGCAGAGTATCGTCAACAAGATGTCTCCCTCCAACCTGGCTTGTGTGTTTGGTGTCAATCTGTCCTGGCCTTCTCAGggttctgtctctctgacatctcTAACGCCGCTCAACATCTTCACTGAGATCCTTATAGAACATTATCATACAGTCTTCAGCTCCCGCTGCCCACAAGCAGAGGTACTGCCCTGA